In Merismopedia glauca CCAP 1448/3, the sequence ATAAACCCCGAAAAAGGGGTGTTGAGTAGTACATAGGAATTGGTTGCCCCTGGTTGCACTAACCTTCTATTTTCGCCAAAAGTTGGAATCCTATTAGGAATTTCGTCGCTCAAAACCAAGACTTTCTTCAGATGATTTCTTATTAGAGCTACATCTACGATCAAAGTATCGATTAAATCGATATCGTTCTAAATCCAATTAGGTCAATCGACCAAATCATTAGAAGGCTCACTACCAGGATAGCAAACGCCCCAAGACCAGCGATCGAGTTGTCATGGGTTGGCGGAACCGTGCGGATTAATTCTGTAGTTAAGAGCGTCGGCACTATTAATATTTGTTTTCTAATATTTTATGGAAAACCAGTTACGAAAGAATTCATGTCTAGGTATTAATTCTTCTCCAGATGATTGGCCTGGCGAGGGACCACTCGATCTAAAAATTCACGATCTCCCCCATCGTTCTTCCACAATCGAATGGTGGTATGTCAATAGCCATTTAGTGACTGTTGACGGCAGAGAATTTTCCCTATTTGCAGCATTCTTTCGCTCTTTAGAAGAAGTTGGAGAGCCAACATTAGAACCAGTTTACTGTCACTCCTTGACCTGGGCGCTAATCGATGCGTCCGAGCAGAAATACTATCGGGAATCTTTGCTCGATCCTCGGACACCTAGCATTGCTCTAAAAAAGATGGAAAAGGATTTTCAATCTACCGATCCATTTCTCAAAAAGGCTCTGAGAGAAGTTCTCGAACAGGGAAAGGTAATTCTTCCAGATCGACTGCTGAAAAAGAATGCTGAAGTTAGTACGGAAGAATTAAAACTCGACTATGACGGCAATAGATTTGTGAAGCTAACAGCAGAGTGCTACCAGCTAAAACTCTCAGACAGAGAGGCAATGGTGAGTTGCGAACTCTTATTGACTTTAAAAAAACCTCCCGCTCGTCATGGGGATAACGGCGTGGTACAAGGCACTACGGGAGAAGGAATGTTTTATTACTTCGTCCCTTCATGTCAAGTAGAAGGAACCCTAACATTAGCAGGACGAACTCTTGAAGTTAAAACAGCTAAGGGGTGGTACGACCATGAATTTGGCAGACCGGAAGATGGGCAAAATAGCGCTCGAACTAAATCGAATGTTGCTTGGAATTGGATTGCCGTCCAACTCGATAACGGCTACGAAATCAGTGCCTACGATCTGATAGATATCGATCAAGATAAGAGTTGCGGGCATTACGCTATTGTCATCGATCCAGAGGGAAATTGGGAATGCCATAGGGAGTTTATTTTCAAGCCCCTAGAAAACTGGAGCAGTAGCCGTACTTTTGAAAGCTACCCGATCCGATGGCTGTTAGAAATTCCCGATGTCGATCTTTTCCTTACTGTAGAGGCTGCATTTCCCGCGCAGGAATTTGTCACCATTATTTCTCATCCAGGTTTTTGGGAAGGGCGGGTGACGATCACAGGTGACATGAAGGAGAAAATAGTTGAAGGAATAGGTTTTGTCGAACGCAGTGGCTTTAGTAAGTTGGCGAGATTAGAAGACTTTCTCAAAGCTGTCGGACAAGAAACCAGAACGTCCATCCAAAATCTTTTACCCCTTTCACCTACTACCGTTCAATTGAAAAAACTCTTAGGTAGTGAATCTCAGCCTCACCGCCTGCAAGGACTCGAC encodes:
- a CDS encoding polyprenyl synthetase family protein; amino-acid sequence: MENQLRKNSCLGINSSPDDWPGEGPLDLKIHDLPHRSSTIEWWYVNSHLVTVDGREFSLFAAFFRSLEEVGEPTLEPVYCHSLTWALIDASEQKYYRESLLDPRTPSIALKKMEKDFQSTDPFLKKALREVLEQGKVILPDRLLKKNAEVSTEELKLDYDGNRFVKLTAECYQLKLSDREAMVSCELLLTLKKPPARHGDNGVVQGTTGEGMFYYFVPSCQVEGTLTLAGRTLEVKTAKGWYDHEFGRPEDGQNSARTKSNVAWNWIAVQLDNGYEISAYDLIDIDQDKSCGHYAIVIDPEGNWECHREFIFKPLENWSSSRTFESYPIRWLLEIPDVDLFLTVEAAFPAQEFVTIISHPGFWEGRVTITGDMKEKIVEGIGFVERSGFSKLARLEDFLKAVGQETRTSIQNLLPLSPTTVQLKKLLGSESQPHRLQGLDTQQYSKALLEPIRTIVDRGGKAWRSYAPLACIDLVGGDSSFFWDWLGVPELLHVGSLIVDDVQDRSLVRRGGPTCHHVYGEPLAINAGNVCYFLGEILLRDSQISAADKLRIYELYFDTLRAAHAGQALDLSGFSYLMPEVVERATGELLEAGILSMYRLKSGVPASASAKMGAILGGGSQEQIDRLGGFFEALGMAFQIVDDVLNLRGFENNLKSKGEDITAGKITLPVAKAMSALPLEKRQELWQKLDANLSAPDAISDVIETLETCGAIEACVEQANEVVESAWQEIDRLFPDSDIKVRLRAFSWYVLARHY